A single genomic interval of Lathyrus oleraceus cultivar Zhongwan6 chromosome 7, CAAS_Psat_ZW6_1.0, whole genome shotgun sequence harbors:
- the LOC127100559 gene encoding alcohol-forming fatty acyl-CoA reductase: MEVGSVLNFLQDKSILITGATGFLAKILLEKILRVQPNVKKVYLLLRAQDTKSATHRFQNEIIGKELFKLLKENMGANFSTFLSEKLTLVPGDISLENLGLEDSILKEEIYNQTDVIINLAANTNFDERYDLSLGLNTLGAKYVINFAKKCGKLKVLVHVSTAYVCGEGEGLILEAPYHMGQSLNGVTGLDIDAEERIVRDKLSELQQMGAKEAEIKIAMKNLGLSRAKLYGWPNTYVFTKAMGEMLVGQLKGNLSVVILRPAIVTSTFKEPFPGWSEGVRTIDSLALAYGKGKLTCFLGDLNAIVDVIPADMVVNAMLVAIVAHANHSNCESIYHVGSSVRKPLIYSDLQEFGFRHFTAKPLINKDGKDVKVGKVTVFNNMDSFRRFMFIRYILMLKGLELANTAFCQYFQGTYLDLKRKIQIVNRLVDLYKPYLFFKGVFDDMNTEKLRIAAREREVETDLFYFDPKVINWNDYFLNIHLPCVAKYIFK; this comes from the exons ATGGAGGTTGGAAGTGTCCTCAATTTTCTTCAAGACAAGAGTATTTTAATCACAGGTGCTACTGGGTTTCTTGCTAAAA TTTTGTTGGAGAAGATATTGAGAGTTCAACCAAATGTTAAGAAGGTTTATCTTCTTTTAAGAGCTCAAGATACAAAATCTGCAACTCACCGCTTTCAGAATGAG ATAATTGGGAAAGAGTTGTTTAAATTGCTAAAGGAAAATATGGGTGCAAATTTTTCTACATTTCTTTCGGAAAAGTTGACTCTGGTTCCTGGTGATATTTCTCTTGAAAACTTGGGTTTAGAAGATTCTATTCTAAAGGAAGAAATTTACAATCAAACGGATGTTATAATTAACTTAGCTGCAAATACCAACTTTGATGAAAG ATATGATTTATCTTTGGGTCTAAATACACTTGGAGCTAAGTATGTTATCAACTTTGCCAAAAAATGTGGTAAACTCAAGGTTCTTGTGCATGTATCAACAG CCTATGTATGTGGAGAGGGAGAAGGGCTTATATTAGAGGCACCATATCATATGGGCCAGTCATTAAATGGTGTGACTGGATTAGACATTGATGCTGAAGAAAGAATAGTGAGAGACAAATTGAGTGAGCTACAACAGATGGGAGCTAAAGAGGCTGAAATTAAAATAGCCATGAAGAATTTGGGTCTTAGCAG GGCAAAGTTATATGGATGGCCAAACACATATGTATTCACAAAGGCTATGGGAGAAATGCTTGTGGGACAGTTGAAAGGAAATTTGTCAGTTGTTATTCTTCGTCCTGCCATTGTCACAAGTACATTCAAAGAACCTTTCCCTGGTTGGTCTGAAGGTGTAAG GACGATCGATAGTTTAGCCTTAGCTTATGGCAAAGGAAAATTAACATGCTTCCTTGGAGACCTTAATGCAATTGTTGATGTG ATTCCAGCTGACATGGTGGTGAATGCAATGCTTGTTGCCATTGTTGCTCATGCAAATCATTCTAATTGTGAAAGTATATATCATGTTGGTTCCTCTGTTAGAAAACCTCTTATATATAGTGATCTTCAAGAGTTTGGATTTCGACATTTCACTGCGAAACCGTTGATTAACAAAGATGGAAAGGATGTTAAAGTTGGCAAAGTTACTGTGTTTAATAACATGGATAGCTTCAGAAGATTCATGTTCATTCGCTACATTCTTATGTTAAAG GGACTTGAACTAGCTAATACTGCATTTTGTCAGTATTTCCAAGGGACATATCTTGATCTCAAAAGGAAGATTCAAATTGTGAATCGCTTGGTCGACCTTTACAAGCCTTACTTATTCTTCAAGGGCGT ATTCGATGACATGAACACAGAGAAGTTGAGAATAGCAGCAAGAGAACGTGAAGTGGAGACAGATTTGTTTTACTTTGATCCCAAAGTCATCAATTGGAATGATTATTTCTTGAACATTCACCTCCCTTGTGTGGCTAAATATATTTTCAAGTGA